A genome region from Clupea harengus chromosome 7, Ch_v2.0.2, whole genome shotgun sequence includes the following:
- the si:dkey-190g11.3 gene encoding ATP synthase subunit C lysine N-methyltransferase isoform X3 has translation MKLLRGRRGCLVDLGSGDGRLVFAASHVGLRCTGYEINFILTTSAQVRAWWRGVPPSSASFVSRDFWKTDLSDYNNVTAFLAPGVMDVLGEKLLKELPDEARVIACRFPFPDWPCSASEGQGLDQVWAYDMGAVRGCLLRTPMPLPKAETQC, from the exons ATGAAACTGCTGCGTGGACGCAGGGGTTGTCTGGTGGACCTGGGCTCAGGCGATGGCAGACTG GTGTTTGCTGCCTCCCATGTCGGTCTGCGCTGCACTGGCTATGAAATAAACTTCATCCTAACAACGAGCGCTCAAGTCCGAGCTTGGTGGAGAGGAGTGCCCCCCAGCAGTGCCAGCTTTGTCTCCAGAGACTTCTGGAAG ACCGATCTGTCAGATTACAACAATGTGACAGCGTTCTTGGCCCCTGGTGTG ATGGACGTGCTTGGGGAGAAGCTGCTGAAGGAGCTGCCTGATGAAGCGCGGGTCATCGCCTGCCGATTCCCCTTCCCAGACTGGCCCTGCTCTGCGTCAGAGGGACAGGGTCTAGACCAGGTCTGGGCATATGACATGGGAGCTGTGCGTGGCTGTCTCCTGCGAACCCCCATGCCACTGCCAAAGGCAGAGACACAGTGTTAA
- the si:dkey-190g11.3 gene encoding adenine nucleotide translocase lysine N-methyltransferase isoform X1, whose product MDDIDVILQDKRLRLLQQPLSPIFTASTGALLLGVYRLWTVFALPGFRKVPVNLKVPFLPSGKTQTQNVMKLLRGRRGCLVDLGSGDGRLVFAASHVGLRCTGYEINFILTTSAQVRAWWRGVPPSSASFVSRDFWKTDLSDYNNVTAFLAPGVMDVLGEKLLKELPDEARVIACRFPFPDWPCSASEGQGLDQVWAYDMGAVRGCLLRTPMPLPKAETQC is encoded by the exons ATGGATGACATCGATGTCATTCTTCAGGACAAAAGACTCAGGTTACTCCAGCAACCGTTGAGCCCTATATTCACAGCTTCAACTGGAGCTCTGCTTCTTGGTGTCTACAGACTTTGGACTGTATTTGCACTTCCTGGGTTTCGAAAAGTACCCGTAAACCTCAAG GTACCCTTCTTGCCTTCGGGTAAAACACAGACCCAGAATGTAATGAAACTGCTGCGTGGACGCAGGGGTTGTCTGGTGGACCTGGGCTCAGGCGATGGCAGACTG GTGTTTGCTGCCTCCCATGTCGGTCTGCGCTGCACTGGCTATGAAATAAACTTCATCCTAACAACGAGCGCTCAAGTCCGAGCTTGGTGGAGAGGAGTGCCCCCCAGCAGTGCCAGCTTTGTCTCCAGAGACTTCTGGAAG ACCGATCTGTCAGATTACAACAATGTGACAGCGTTCTTGGCCCCTGGTGTG ATGGACGTGCTTGGGGAGAAGCTGCTGAAGGAGCTGCCTGATGAAGCGCGGGTCATCGCCTGCCGATTCCCCTTCCCAGACTGGCCCTGCTCTGCGTCAGAGGGACAGGGTCTAGACCAGGTCTGGGCATATGACATGGGAGCTGTGCGTGGCTGTCTCCTGCGAACCCCCATGCCACTGCCAAAGGCAGAGACACAGTGTTAA
- the si:dkey-190g11.3 gene encoding adenine nucleotide translocase lysine N-methyltransferase isoform X2 codes for MDDIDVILQDKRLRLLQQPLSPIFTASTGALLLGVYRLWTVFALPGFRKVPVNLKVPFLPSGKTQTQNVMKLLRGRRGCLVDLGSGDGRLVFAASHVGLRCTGYEINFILTTSAQVRAWWRGVPPSSASFVSRDFWKSGRLSLSCLPFFTDRSVRLQQCDSVLGPWCDGRAWGEAAEGAA; via the exons ATGGATGACATCGATGTCATTCTTCAGGACAAAAGACTCAGGTTACTCCAGCAACCGTTGAGCCCTATATTCACAGCTTCAACTGGAGCTCTGCTTCTTGGTGTCTACAGACTTTGGACTGTATTTGCACTTCCTGGGTTTCGAAAAGTACCCGTAAACCTCAAG GTACCCTTCTTGCCTTCGGGTAAAACACAGACCCAGAATGTAATGAAACTGCTGCGTGGACGCAGGGGTTGTCTGGTGGACCTGGGCTCAGGCGATGGCAGACTG GTGTTTGCTGCCTCCCATGTCGGTCTGCGCTGCACTGGCTATGAAATAAACTTCATCCTAACAACGAGCGCTCAAGTCCGAGCTTGGTGGAGAGGAGTGCCCCCCAGCAGTGCCAGCTTTGTCTCCAGAGACTTCTGGAAG TCTGGtcgactgtctctctcttgtctccctTTTTTCACAGACCGATCTGTCAGATTACAACAATGTGACAGCGTTCTTGGCCCCTGGTGTG ATGGACGTGCTTGGGGAGAAGCTGCTGAAGGAGCTGCCTGA
- the rab3c gene encoding ras-related protein Rab-3C, which produces MDLYGKMAATQDGKQEGSDQNFDYMFKLLIIGNSSVGKTSFLFRYADDAFTSAFVSTVGIDFKVKTVYKNEKRIKLQIWDTAGQERYRTITTAYYRGAMGFILMYDITNEESFACVQDWSTQIKTYSWDNAQVVLVANKCDMADERVVSVDSGRLLAEQLGFEFFEASAKENIHVKQTFEKLVDIICDKMSESLDTDPALTSGSPATKLTDNPPPPQQPNCGC; this is translated from the exons ATGGATTTATACGGGAAG ATGGCTGCGACGCAAGATGGGAAGCAAGAAGGCTCTGATCAGAACTTCGATTACATGTTTAAATTATTAATCATAGGAAATAGCAGCGTTGGGAAAACGTCTTTTCTTTTTCGCTACGCTGACGACGCATTCACGTCAGCCTTTGTCAGCACCGTGGGGATAGACTTTAAAGTGAAAACCGTCTACAAGAATGAGAAGAGGATCAAACTACAGATCTGG GATACGGCTGGCCAGGAGAGGTATAGGACCATCACAACGGCCTACTACCGCGGCGCCATGGGCTTCATCCTCATGTATGACATCACCAACGAGGAGTCCTTCGCTTGCGTTCAGGACTG GTCAACCCAAATCAAGACATACTCGTGGGACAATGCCCAAGTGGTTCTGGTGGCGAATAAGTGTGACATGGCGGATGAGAGAGTGGTGTCTGTAGACAGTGGACGGCTGCTGGCAGAACAATTGG GGTTTGAGTTCTTTGAGGCCAGCGCCAAGGAGAACATCCACGTCAAGCAGACCTTCGAGAAGCTGGTGGACATCATCTGTGACAAGATGTCCGAGAGCCTGGACACCGACCCCGCGCTGACCTCTGGCTCGCCGGCCACCAAGCTGACggacaaccccccacccccccagcagCCCAACTGCGGCTGTTAA